A single Metarhizium brunneum chromosome 5, complete sequence DNA region contains:
- the DNF1 gene encoding Phospholipid-transporting ATPase DNF1 produces MTPPTSPEPGHDATLSKVQTQRARWATRKMTVKSSHTKRLSLLNRMHKRTQSEKSVAGSDGNGAPFDNREPHHNGGENEHHNDNPQDEADDDESDEEDSTRTLYFNLPLPDDMLEDGHPIYSFPRNKIRTAKYTPLSFVPKNLWFQFHNVANIFFLFLVILVIFPIFGGVNPGLNAVPLIVIIVLTAAKDAIEDYRRTILDIELNNASVHKLHNWNNVNVQEDNVSTWRQFKKANSRFFGSIWHAIESLWSKKARKQRAERKERQQNPEMEEEGRPSIETVRTRRSIRDSLASPFGNRESFVDAQEEIQMTPVPSPTPANGVPHIRFPDEEDAKRAAAIQDMKSDLINYMKPSKGARFKKDTWKGLQVGDFVRIYNDDELPADIIILSTSDPDGACYVETKNLDGETNLKVRQALRCGRSIRHARDAERAEFKIESEAPHPNLYKYNGAIHWQQVVPGYPDDDPEDMTEPITIDNLMLRGCNLRNTEWILGVVVFTGHDTRIMMNAGITPSKRARIAREMNFNVICNFGILLIMCLLAAIVNGVAWAKTDASLHFFEFESIGGSAPMSGFITFWAAIILFQNLVPISLYITLEIVRTLQAIFIFSDVEMYYAPIDQPCIPKSWNISDDVGQIEYIFSDKTGTLTQNVMEFKKATINGQPYGEAYTEAQAGMQKRMGVDVEKEGARIQAEIAEAKVQALEGLRKINDNPYLHDDALTFIAPDFVSDLAGEHGQEQQSAIEEFMLALALCHTVIAEKVPGDPPKMTFKAQSPDEEALVATARDMGFTVLGHSGDGINLNVMGEERHYPILNTIEFNSSRKRMSSIVKMPDGRIVLICKGADSVIYSRLKRGEQQQLRRNTAEHLEMFAREGLRTLCIARKDLTEEEYRHWKKEHDAAASALENREEKLENVADMIEQELYLLGGTAIEDRLQDGVPDTIALLAKAGIKLWVLTGDKVETAINIGFSCNLLNNDMELIHLKVEEDESGETADDTFLTSVEKQLDQYLQVFGITGSDEDLALARKSHEPPGPTHGVIVDGFTLRWALHDNLKQKFLLLCKQCRSVLCCRVSPAQKAAVVAMVKNGLDVMTLSIGDGANDVAMIQEADVGVGIAGLEGRQAAMSSDYAIAQFRFLQRLVLVHGRWSYRRLAESISNFFYKNMVWTFAIFWYETFCDYDMTYLFDYTYILMFNLFFTSVPVAIMGVLDQDVSDKVSLAVPELYRRGIERLEWTQKKFWLYMVDGVYQSVMVFFIPYLLFIPAKSVTFNGLGLEDRLRFGAYVAHPAILAINGYILINTYRWDWLMLLIVVISDVFIFFWTGIYTSFTSSGFFYHTAAQVYGEATFWAVFFLVPVICLFPRFAIKALQKVYWPYDVDIIREQERAGLFAHLDKGAAGEADSEKSTGGKSGTESPNKAKRMTYGSVDEDLRPIYPPSTATRTTTHNRTQNGSDSTNYTANRMSLDIPAAGRPSIERARPSYDRMRMSMDRVRPSFEASNDFTSAARLSRIESSQSHSQQPQGGRFKARLRGLSLTKSAHV; encoded by the exons ATGACCCCCCCAACGAGCCCAGAGCCTGGCCACGATGCCACGTTATCAAAGGTCCAGACGCAGAGAGCACGATGGGCGACTCGCAAGATGACGGTGAAAAGCAGCCACACCAAGCGGCTGTCTCTCCTGAACCGCATGCACAAGCGAACTCAATCCGAGAAAAGCGTTGCCGGAAGCGATGGAAACGGCGCGCCATTCGACAACCGCGAACCCCATCATAATGGCGGCGAAAACGAGCATCACAATGACAACCCGCAAGATgaggcagacgacgacgagtctGATGAGGAGGACTCGACTCGTACGCTGTACTTCAACCTGCCTCTCCCTGACGACATGCTCGAAGATGGCCATCCCATATATTCCTTTCCCAGAAACAAGATCCGCACCGCAAAATACACGCCGTTGTCTTTTGTTCCCAAGAATTTGTGGTTTCAGTTTCACAATGTGGCCaacatcttcttcttgttcttggttATCCTTGTC ATTTTCCCCATTTTTGGTGGTGTCAATCCGGGGCTGAATGCCGTTCCCTTGATTGTCATTATTGTCCTCACAGCAGCGAAAGACGCCATAGAAGATTACCGGAGGACCATTTTGGACATCGAGCTCAACAATGCCTCTGTCCATAAGCTGCACAACTGGAACAACGTCAATGTGCAGGAAGACAATGTATCAACCTGGCGACAATTCAAAAAGGCCAACTCACGGTTCTTTGGGTCTATCTGGCACGCCATTGAGAGCCTATGGTCCAAGAAGGCCAGGAAGCAGCGAGCTGAGCGAAAGGAACGCCAACAAAATCCCGAaatggaagaggagggccGACCCTCCATAGAAACGGTTCGAACACGGAGATCAATTCGCGATTCCCTCGCCTCTCCTTTCGGCAACCGGGAATCGTTTGTTGATGCTCAGGAAGAGATCCAGATGACACCAGTACCGTCCCCGACGCCTGCAAATGGAGTTCCCCACATTCGATTCCCTGACGAAGAGGATGCAAAGCGTGCCGCTGCTATTCAGGACATGAAATCCGACCTGATTAATTACATGAAGCCATCCAAAGGCGCGCGTTTCAAAAAGGATACCTGGAAAGGCCTCCAAGTTGGTGATTTCGTGCGTATTTACAACGACGACGAATTGCCCGCCGATATCATCATCTTGTCCACGTCCGATCCAGACGGAGCCTGTTACGTTGAGACCAAGAACTTGGATGGTGAGACTAACCTGAAGGTCCGACAAGCTCTCCGTTGTGGCCGATCGATTAGGCATGCCCGTGACGCCGAGCGTGCTGAGTTCAAGATTGAGAGTGAAGCTCCCCACCCTAATCTCTACAAGTATAATGGAGCTATTCACTGGCAGCAGGTTGTACCGGGATATCCGGATGATGACCCCGAAGACATGACGGAGCCTATCACCATTGACAATCTTATGCTTCGCGGCTGTAACTTGCGCAATACTGAGTGGATTCTTGGTGTCGTTGTTTTCACAGGCCATGACACGCGAATTATGATGAATGCCGGTATTACGCCGAGCAAGCGCGCCAGAATTGCCAGAGAGATGAACTTCAACGTCATCTGCAACTTTGGAATTCTTCTCATCATGTGCCTTCTTGCCGCCATTGTGAACGGTGTTGCTTGGGCCAAGACTGATGCTTCTCTCCATTTCTTTGAGTTTGAGTCCATTGGTGGAAGCGCCCCTATGAGTGGTTTCATCACCTTTTGGGCTGCCATTATTCTGTTTCAGAACTTGGTTCCCATCTCTCTCTATATCACACTGGAAATCGTGAGGACGCTTCAGGCCATATTCATCTTCAGCGATGTCGAAATGTACTATGCACCCATCGATCAGCCTTGCATCCCGAAATCCTGGAACATCTCCGACGACGTGGGCCAGATTGAGTATATCTTTTCGGACAAGACTGGCACGCTTACCCAAAACGTCATGGAGTTCAAGAAGGCGACAATCAATGGACAACCCTATGGCGAAGCATACACCGAGGCGCAGGCCGGTATGCAAAAGAGAATGGGTGTGGATGTAGAAAAGGAGGGGGCTCGTATTCAGGCCGAGATCGCTGAGGCCAAAGTCCAAGCCCTCGAAGGCCTTCGTAAGATCAACGACAATCCATATCTGCACGATGATGCTCTCACGTTCATTGCTCCCGATTTTGTCTCCGACCTGGCCGGAGAGCATGGCCAAGAACAGCAATCAGCTATCGAAGAATTCATGCTGGCATTGGCTCTTTGCCACACGGTCATTGCAGAGAAGGTTCCAGGTGACCCCCCTAAAATGACATTCAAGGCTCAATCACCCGATGAGGAGGCTTTGGTAGCTACAGCTCGTGATATGGGATTCACCGTTTTGGGCCACTCAGGTGACGGCATCAACCTCAACGTCATGGGCGAAGAACGCCACTACCCGATCCTCAATACCATCGAATTCAACTCTAGCCGAAAGCGAATGAGCTCCATTGTCAAAATGCCCGATGGTCGAATCGTCCTGATTTGTAAGGGCGCCGACTCAGTGATTTATTCTCGGTTGAAGCGAggagagcagcagcaacttcGACGCAATACTGCCGAGCATCTTGAAATGTTTGCTCGCGAAGGTCTTCGTACGCTCTGCATTGCTCGTAAAGACCTGACTGAGGAGGAGTACCGCCACTGGAAGAAGGAGCATGATGCAGCCGCATCGGCTCTGGAAAATCGCGAAGAGAAGCTGGAAAACGTAGCTGACATGATTGAACAAGAACTCTACCTTCTTGGCGGTACTGCTATTGAGGATCGTCTCCAGGATGGCGTGCCCGATACTATTGCCCTGCTTGCCAAGGCTGGTATAAAGCTTTGGGTTCTGACTGGCGATAAGGTTGAGACGGCCATCAACATTGGCTTTTCATGCAATTTACTCAAcaacgacatggagcttATTCACCTGaaagttgaagaagacgagagcGGGGAGACGGCAGATGACACCTTCCTCACGAGTGTTGAAAAGCAACTTGATCAATACCTTCAGGTGTTTGGCATAACGGGAAGTGACGAAGATCTTGCTTTGGCCCGAAAGAGCCACGAACCACCTGGCCCGACCCACGGGGTTATCGTGGATGGGTTTACGCTTCGCTGGGCACTGCACGACAATTTGAAACAGAAGTTCTTGTTGTTGTGCAAGCAATGTCGGTCAGTTTTGTGCTGCCGCGTTAGCCCTGCCCAAAAAGCTGCCGTTGTTGCCATGGTCAAGAATGGATTGGATGTTATGACCCTGTCCATTGGCGATGGTGCAAATGATGTGGCCATGATTCAGGAAGCCGATGTCGGCGTTGGTATTGCTGGTTTGGAAGGTCGACAGGCCGCCATGTCTTCCGATTATGCTATTGCGCAGTTCCGTTTCCTTCAAAGACTGGTCCTTGTTCACGGTCGATGGTCTTACCGGAGGCTGGCAGAGAGCATCAGCAATTTCTTCTACAAAAACATGGTTTGGACGTTTGCCATCTTCTGGTACGAGACCTTTTGCGATTACGACATGACATATCTATTCGACTATACGTATATTCTCATGTTCAATTTGTTCTTCACATCCGTCCCTGTTGCTATTATGGGTGTCCTCGACCAGGATGTATCCGATAAGGTTTCCCTTGCTGTCCCTGAACTCTATCGCCGCGGCATTGAGCGCCTGGAATGGACACAGAAGAAGTTCTG GCTCTACATGGTTGATGGTGTCTACCAATCTGTCATGGTTTTCTTCATTCCTTACCTACTTTTTATTCCCGCTAAATCAGTGACTTTCAATGGACTCGGCCTTGAGGACAGGCTTCGATTCGGTGCATACGTTGCTCATCCAGCCATCTTAGCCATCAACGGCTACATCTTGATCAATACGTATCGCTGGGACTGGCTGATGCTTCTCATTGTGGTTATCAGTGATGTTTTCATCTTTTTTTGGACAGGCATCTACACCTCATTCACCTCGTCTGGCTTTTTCTACCACACCGCTGCTCAGGTTTATGGAGAGGCAACTTTCTGGGCAgttttcttccttgttcCTGTCATTTGCCTCTTTCCCCGGTTCGCTATCAAGGCACTCCAAAAGGTCTACTGGCCGTACGACGTCGATATCATCAGGGAACAGGAGCGTGCCGGCCTATTTGCTCATCTTGACAAAGGTGCCGCAGGAGAAGCCGACAGTGAAAAGAGCACTGGTGGGAAATCAGGGACCGAAAGCCCGAATAAAGCAAAGCGCATGACATATGGCAGCGTGGACGAAGACCTGCGACCGATATatccgccgtcgacggccacACGGACCACAACCCACAATCGAACGCAGAATGGCAGCGATTCGACAAACTACACAGCGAACCGCATGTCGCTCGACATCCCCGCTGCAGGTCGTCCTTCGATAGAGCGTGCGAGACCGTCATACGACCGAATGCGCATGTCAATGGATCGCGTCCGACCCAGCTTTGAGGCGAGTAATGACTTTACTTCGGCAGCGCGACTATCACGGATTGAATCGAGCCAGTCTCACTCTCAACAACCCCAGGGCGGTCGGTTCAAGGCAAGACTTCGTGGACTGTCCTTGACCAAGAGTGCACACGTTTAG
- the vma-4 gene encoding V-type proton ATPase subunit E codes for MSQHALSDQQVDNELRKMTAFIKQEAMEKAREIEIKANEEFEIEKSKLVRQETDAIDIQYEKKFKQATMSQQITRSTVSNKTRLKVLSARQELLDDIFQEAQKKLADGAKDKAKYQKVLKGLILEGFYALNEPTLQVQARKKDHDVVKKAIDEAAKEYKKEVGQDIEGKLDEANPLPEGSAGGVIILSGSGKIDINNTFETRLELLKDSAAPAVREALFGKNPNRKFFD; via the exons ATGTCGCAACACGCATTGTCCGACCAGCAG GTCGACAATGAGCTCCGCAAGATGACAGCGTTCATCAAGCAAgaagccatggagaaggcccGCGAGATTGAAATCAAAGCCAATGAGGAATTCGAAATCGAAAAGTCCAAGCTCGTCCGCCAAGAGACCGACGCCATCGACATCCAGTACGAGAAGAAGTTCAAACAGGCTACCATGTCGCAGCAAATCACCCGGTCCACCGTTTCCAACAAGACGCGGCTCAAGGTCCTCAGCGCTCGACAGGAGCTCCTCGATGACATATTCCAAGAagcccagaagaagctggcgGATGGTGCCAAGGATAAGGCCAAGTACCAGAAGGTCCTCAAGGGTCTTATCCTGGAGGGCTTCTATGCTCTGAATGAGCCGACACTGCAGGTCCAGGCCAGAAAGAAGGACCATGACGTTGTCAAGAAGGCCATCGacgaggctgccaaggaaTACAAGAAGGAGGTTGGCCAAGACATTGAGGGAAAGCTTGATGAGGCGAATCCTTTGCCAGAGGGCTC AGCTGGAggcgtcatcatcctcaGTGGCAGCGGCAAAatcgacatcaacaacacctttGAGACGCGGCTGGAACTTCTCAAGGACtctgctgctcctgccgtCCGAGAAGCCCTGTTTGGCAAGAACCCCAACCGAAAATTCTTTGATTAA